The following proteins are encoded in a genomic region of Alistipes shahii WAL 8301:
- a CDS encoding MFS transporter yields the protein MATALFSIAPILSRPFVGWLVDTQGRRLVLICGLAGVAFVPMGYFISAGIATVDTPLKLGELFEPMSVPAAVTQLFFMMAYGVVEVYVAIYAVLHCLPSEGIYFIGIAVAGTCGGKSGEARLVYTGNAAIITGILLLVFAHNIPCYLLLWQHCWDTVSELCSLPCRPWPCLSKDEVPQALRFSWLSISGLHWEDFSRITREIPGI from the coding sequence TTGGCAACAGCGTTGTTCAGCATCGCGCCCATCCTGTCGAGACCCTTCGTAGGATGGCTCGTCGACACTCAAGGCCGTCGCCTCGTCCTTATATGCGGACTGGCAGGAGTGGCGTTCGTCCCGATGGGGTATTTCATCTCGGCAGGCATCGCCACAGTCGACACGCCGTTAAAGCTCGGCGAATTGTTCGAACCGATGTCCGTGCCGGCCGCTGTTACACAACTCTTCTTCATGATGGCATACGGAGTAGTCGAGGTATATGTCGCGATCTATGCCGTACTCCACTGTCTGCCCAGCGAAGGTATTTATTTCATCGGCATTGCCGTAGCTGGGACGTGTGGTGGTAAGTCCGGTGAGGCGCGACTGGTGTACACAGGAAATGCAGCTATTATCACCGGGATACTTCTGCTGGTATTCGCGCACAACATACCGTGCTACCTGTTGTTGTGGCAGCACTGCTGGGATACAGTTTCGGAGCTGTGCAGTCTGCCCTGCAGACCATGGCCATGCTTGTCGAAAGACGAGGTGCCGCAAGCTCTACGTTTTTCGTGGCTTTCGATTTCGGGATTGCATTGGGAGGATTTTAGCAGGATTACTCGTGAAATACCGGGGATATGA